Proteins encoded together in one Carya illinoinensis cultivar Pawnee chromosome 3, C.illinoinensisPawnee_v1, whole genome shotgun sequence window:
- the LOC122303389 gene encoding RING-H2 finger protein ATL43-like, whose amino-acid sequence MVMAIVLSVILLFGGVVLLVLIHVCIVGMAYGRGFPQGTVVERSSTGSTSMSRDDINKLPCYDYIAKDVRSSPVDCAVCLENFKMGEKCRLLPICKHSFHAQCVDAWLMKTPICPICRTCADSWKGGSFSGEESRCFSDLSIELRGSQTTGSSHLSDIRIELSESLRIGSDRHSDIGTELLGENKTVGSSHLDNAGIESGDNQLTNIGGRDQLSSNPSPSPLPLQPDHV is encoded by the coding sequence ATGGTAATGGCAATCGTCCTATCTGTGATACTGCTTTTTGGGGGTGTGGTGCTCCTGGTtctaatccatgtttgcatTGTTGGGATGGCATATGGTAGAGGATTCCCTCAAGGAACTGTAGTTGAGAGGAGCAGCACTGGAAGCACAAGCATGTCCAGGGACGACATAAACAAGCTTCCTTGCTATGATTACATAGCCAAAGATGTAAGAAGTAGCCCAGTGGATTGTGCAGTTTGCTTGGAGAATTTCAAGATGGGTGAAAAGTGCAGATTGCTGCCGATTTGCAAGCACAGTTTCCATGCCCAGTGCGTGGACGCATGGCTTATGAAAACGCCCATCTGTCCAATTTGTAGAACCTGTGCTGACTCTTGGAAGGGCGGTTCTTTTTCAGGTGAAGAAAGTAGATGTTTCAGCGATCTCAGTATTGAGTTGAGAGGGAGCCAAACAACAGGAAGTAGTCACCTCAGTGATATCAGGATTGAGTTAAGCGAGAGCCTGAGAATAGGAAGTGACCGTCATAGTGACATTGGCACAGAATTACTCGGAGAAAACAAGACAGTGGGAAGCAGCCATTTGGATAATGCTGGGATTGAATCAGGAGATAACCAATTAACAAATATAGGTGGGCGTGATCAGCTGAGTTCCAATCCCTCTCCATCTCCTTTACCTTTGCAACCCGATCATGTATGA
- the LOC122302563 gene encoding UDP-glycosyltransferase 90A1-like, whose product MSFNPSDDAEPRHVVLFPFMSKGHTIPILHLAHLLLCRRLAVTIFTTPANRPFIAQFLSNSSASIVTLPFQAQNVPGHDDIPAGTESTDKLPSMSLFHSFALSTRLMQPDFERALETLPRVSFMVSDWFLWWTAEPASKFNIPRFIFSGMCYYAPTVCRAVMIERLLSGPQSDDELVTVTTFPWVKVTRNDFERQFRAEPSGLELEFTMKIMLSATNCHGIIVNSYYELEPVFADYWNLNCSPKCWSVGPLCLAELPKAQPERPHKKPTWVQWLDEKLDQGNSVLYVAFGSQVEISPAQLKEIEIGLEESKVNFLWVIRKIESEIFSDGFEERVKDRGIVVRDWVDQKEILMHECVQGFLSHCGWNSVLESICAGVPILAWPMMAEQHLNARMVTEEIKVGLRVVTCDGSTRGFVKSEGLEKTARELMEGEMGKGVRKKVKELAEMAKKAVEEGGSSWRTLDLLIDEITCMQ is encoded by the coding sequence ATGAGTTTCAACCCTTCTGATGATGCAGAACCCCGCCATGTGGTTCTCTTTCCTTTCATGTCCAAAGGTCATACCATTCCAATCCTCCACCTAGCCCACCTCCTCCTCTGCCGCCGTCTCGCCGTCACCATCTTTACAACCCCAGCCAACCGTCCCTTCATCGCTCAGTTTCTATCGAACAGCTCTGCCTCCATTGTCACCCTCCCCTTCCAGGCTCAGAACGTTCCCGGTCATGATGATATCCCTGCTGGTACCGAGAGCACCGACAAACTTCCCTCAATGTCCCTCTTCCATTCATTTGCACTCTCCACCAGGCTCATGCAGCCCGACTTCGAACGAGCCCTCGAGACTCTTCCGCGTGTCAGCTTCATGGTCTCTGATTGGTTCCTCTGGTGGACTGCAGAGCCTGCCTCCAAGTTCAACATCCCAAGGTTTATATTCAGTGGGATGTGTTATTACGCTCCGACTGTTTGCAGAGCTGTAATGATAGAGCGGCTTCTATCTGGACCCCAGTCAGACGATGAGTTGGTAACTGTGACAACTTTTCCATGGGTTAAAGTCACTAGAAATGACTTCGAACGGCAATTCAGGGCGGAGCCCAGTGGTCTGGAACTTGAGTTCACAATGAAGATTATGCTATCGGCAACGAATTGCCATGGTATTATAGTCAACAGCTACTATGAGCTTGAGCCTGTGTTTGCTGATTATTGGAACCTTAACTGTTCACCTAAGTGCTGGTCCGTGGGGCCTCTTTGCCTGGCTGAGCTACCAAAGGCTCAACCGGAACGTCCTCACAAGAAACCCACATGGGTGCAGTGGCTGGACGAGAAACTTGACCAGGGGAACTCAGTTCTGTACGTGGCCTTCGGGTCTCAGGTGGAGATTTCGCCTGCACAACTCAAAGAAATAGAAATTGGGTTGGAAGAATCCAAAGTGAATTTCCTGTGGGTGATAAGAAAGATAGAGTCAGAGATATTCTCAGATGGTTTTGAAGAGAGAGTGAAAGATAGAGGAATTGTAGTGAGAGACTGGGTTGACCAAAAGGAGATTTTGATGCACGAGTGTGTCCAGGGGTTTCTTAGCCACTGTGGGTGGAATTCTGTTTTAGAGAGCATATGTGCTGGGGTGCCAATCCTTGCTTGGCCCATGATGGCAGAGCAACATCTTAATGCAAGAATGGTGACGGAGGAAATAAAGGTCGGATTGAGGGTTGTGACCTGTGATGGGTCAACGAGAGGGTTTGTGAAGAGTGAGGGGTTAGAGAAAACGGCGAGGGAGTTGATGGAGGGAGAGATGGGGAAAGGGGTGAGGAAGAAGGTGAAGGAACTTGCAGAAATGGCCAAGAAGGCTGTGGAGGAAGGTGGATCTTCCTGGAGGACTTTGGATTTGCTCATTGATGAGATCACATGCATGCAGTAG